Proteins from a genomic interval of Pantoea deleyi:
- a CDS encoding DNA-directed RNA polymerase subunit alpha encodes MQGSVTEFLKPRLVDIEQVSSTHAKVTLEPLERGFGHTLGNALRRILLSSMPGCAVTEVEIDGVLHEYSTKEGVQEDILEILLNLKGLAVRVQGKDEVILTLNKSGIGPVTAADITHDGDVEIVKPQHVICHLTDENAAISMRIKVQRGRGYVPASARIHSEEDERPIGRLLVDACYSPVDRIAYNVEAARVEQRTDLDKLVIEMETNGTIDPEEAIRRAATILAEQLEAFVDLRDVRQPEVKEEKPEFDPILLRPVDDLELTVRSANCLKAEAIHYIGDLVQRTEVELLKTPNLGKKSLTEIKDVLASRGLSLGMRLENWPPASIADE; translated from the coding sequence ATGCAGGGTTCTGTGACAGAGTTTCTAAAACCGCGCCTGGTAGATATCGAGCAAGTGAGTTCGACGCACGCCAAGGTGACCCTTGAGCCTTTAGAGCGTGGCTTTGGCCATACTCTTGGTAACGCACTGCGCCGTATTCTGCTTTCATCCATGCCGGGTTGCGCGGTGACCGAGGTTGAAATTGATGGTGTACTTCATGAGTACAGCACCAAAGAGGGCGTACAGGAAGATATCCTGGAAATCCTGCTCAACCTGAAAGGGCTGGCGGTAAGAGTTCAGGGTAAAGATGAAGTTATTCTGACCCTGAATAAATCTGGCATTGGCCCTGTGACTGCAGCCGACATTACCCATGATGGTGATGTCGAAATCGTCAAGCCTCAGCATGTCATTTGCCATCTGACCGATGAGAACGCTGCTATCAGCATGCGTATCAAAGTTCAGCGTGGTCGTGGCTATGTACCGGCTTCTGCCCGAATTCATTCGGAAGAAGATGAGCGCCCAATCGGCCGTCTGCTCGTTGACGCTTGCTACAGCCCTGTAGACCGTATCGCCTACAATGTTGAAGCAGCACGTGTTGAGCAGCGCACCGACCTGGACAAGCTGGTCATCGAAATGGAAACCAACGGCACAATCGATCCTGAAGAGGCGATTCGTCGTGCGGCAACCATTCTGGCAGAACAACTTGAAGCTTTCGTTGACTTACGTGATGTACGTCAGCCGGAAGTGAAAGAAGAGAAACCAGAATTCGATCCGATCCTGCTGCGCCCTGTTGACGATCTGGAATTGACTGTCCGCTCTGCTAACTGCCTCAAGGCAGAAGCTATCCACTACATCGGTGATCTGGTACAGCGTACCGAGGTTGAGCTGCTTAAAACGCCTAACCTTGGTAAAAAATCTCTTACTGAGATTAAAGATGTGCTGGCTTCGCGTGGTCTTTCTCTGGGCATGCGCCTTGAGAACTGGCCGCCAGCAAGCATTGCTGATGAATAA
- the rplQ gene encoding 50S ribosomal protein L17: MRHRKSGRQLNRNSSHRQAMFRNMAGSLVRHEIIKTTLPKAKELRRVVEPLITLAKTDSVANRRLAFARTRDNEIVAKLFNELGPRFASRAGGYTRILKCGFRAGDNAPMAYIELVDRPEAQAEAAAE, from the coding sequence ATGCGCCATCGTAAGAGTGGTCGTCAACTGAACCGCAACAGCAGCCATCGTCAGGCTATGTTCCGCAACATGGCCGGTTCTCTGGTTCGTCACGAGATCATCAAAACGACTCTGCCGAAAGCCAAAGAACTGCGTCGCGTAGTTGAGCCGCTGATTACTCTTGCCAAGACCGACAGCGTAGCTAATCGTCGTCTGGCATTCGCCCGTACTCGTGATAACGAGATCGTGGCAAAACTGTTTAACGAGCTGGGCCCGCGTTTCGCGAGCCGTGCCGGTGGTTACACTCGCATTCTGAAGTGTGGCTTCCGTGCTGGTGACAACGCTCCGATGGCTTACATCGAGCTGGTTGATCGTCCAGAAGCTCAAGCAGAAGCAGCCGCAGAGTAA
- a CDS encoding DUF1992 domain-containing protein, producing MWLVDELAEQHIRAALQKGELSNLPGAGKPLQLDDDSHVPPELRAGYRLLKNAGFLPPELELRREAVEVNDLIRQLDPDDRHYQDHCHRLQILELRLRQAGMSTDFLHGSYSTAIEQRFREEE from the coding sequence ATGTGGCTGGTTGACGAACTTGCTGAACAGCATATCAGAGCAGCACTGCAAAAAGGCGAGCTGAGTAATCTTCCCGGCGCCGGTAAGCCGCTGCAGCTGGATGATGACAGTCATGTTCCGCCAGAATTAAGAGCGGGCTACCGGTTACTGAAAAATGCAGGCTTTCTGCCGCCCGAGCTTGAGCTGAGACGCGAGGCCGTGGAGGTGAACGATCTGATCCGTCAGCTCGATCCGGACGATCGTCACTATCAGGATCACTGTCATCGGCTGCAGATACTGGAGCTGAGACTGCGTCAGGCGGGCATGAGTACTGATTTTCTGCACGGATCCTATTCCACGGCGATTGAGCAGCGTTTCCGCGAGGAGGAGTAA
- the zntR gene encoding Zn(2+)-responsive transcriptional regulator yields the protein MFRIGQLAKLAEVTPDTIRFYEKQQMMDHDGRTEGGFRLYNEGDLQRLKFIRYGRKLGFSLEAIRELLSIRVDPAHHTCQESKAIVEKRLSEVAEMIAELETMQRSLRHLSDACCGDSHSSVSCSILEALERGGAQDK from the coding sequence ATGTTTCGCATCGGGCAGTTAGCGAAGCTGGCTGAGGTCACGCCAGACACCATCCGCTTCTATGAAAAGCAGCAGATGATGGATCATGATGGCCGGACGGAGGGCGGTTTTCGGCTCTACAACGAGGGCGACCTTCAGCGTCTGAAGTTTATCCGCTATGGCCGCAAACTGGGGTTCAGCCTGGAAGCCATCAGAGAGCTTCTCTCGATCCGGGTCGATCCCGCGCATCATACCTGTCAGGAGTCGAAAGCGATCGTCGAAAAGCGGCTCAGTGAAGTGGCTGAAATGATCGCAGAATTAGAAACGATGCAGCGTTCGCTTCGGCACCTTTCCGATGCCTGCTGCGGTGACAGTCACAGTAGCGTTTCGTGCTCAATTCTGGAAGCGCTGGAGCGCGGCGGGGCACAGGATAAATAA
- a CDS encoding alternative ribosome-rescue factor A — protein MSKYQHTKGQIRDNAIQALLHDPLFRQRVEQKQKGKGSFKRKEKHNKGNGWEGSDKKASYHCPSAKSVR, from the coding sequence ATGAGTAAATATCAGCATACCAAAGGGCAGATTCGCGATAACGCAATTCAGGCTCTGTTACACGACCCGCTCTTCAGGCAGCGCGTGGAGCAGAAGCAAAAGGGTAAAGGAAGTTTTAAGCGGAAGGAAAAACACAACAAGGGGAATGGATGGGAGGGCAGTGATAAGAAAGCGTCTTATCACTGCCCTTCTGCTAAAAGCGTCAGATAA
- the mscL gene encoding large-conductance mechanosensitive channel protein MscL produces the protein MSLIKEFREFAMRGNVIDLAVGVIIGAAFGKIVSSLVANIIMPPLGLLIGGVDFKSFQWVLKPATGDAPAVVMQYGIFLQTIFDFVIIAFAIFMAIKLMNRLYKKKEVEKPVAKPSNEEVLLTEIRDLLKQQNTRV, from the coding sequence ATGAGTTTAATCAAAGAGTTTCGTGAGTTTGCAATGCGCGGCAATGTGATAGATCTGGCCGTCGGTGTCATCATTGGTGCGGCTTTCGGTAAGATCGTTTCATCACTGGTCGCCAACATCATCATGCCGCCGCTGGGCTTACTGATTGGTGGGGTCGATTTTAAATCTTTCCAGTGGGTGCTTAAGCCTGCAACCGGCGACGCGCCAGCCGTGGTCATGCAGTATGGTATCTTCCTGCAGACGATCTTCGATTTTGTGATCATCGCGTTTGCGATCTTTATGGCTATCAAACTGATGAACCGTCTGTATAAGAAAAAAGAAGTTGAGAAGCCGGTTGCTAAGCCGTCGAATGAAGAAGTGCTGCTGACTGAAATCCGCGACCTGCTGAAACAGCAGAATACCCGCGTATAG
- the trkA gene encoding Trk system potassium transporter TrkA, with translation MKIIILGAGQVGGTLAENLVGENNDITVVDTDASRLRHLQDKFDLRVVQGHGSHPRILREAGAEDADMLVAVTNSDETNMIACQIAYSLFNTPNRIARIRAADYLRDADKLFIPEAVPIDHLISPEQLVIENIYRLIQYPGALQVVNFAEGKVSLAVVKAYYGGPLVGNPLSIMREHMPHIDTRVAAIFRQDRPIRPQGSTIVEAGDEIFFIAASQNIRAVMSEMQRLEKPYKRIMLVGGGNIGFGLAQRLEKHYSVKLIERNPQRAAELAEHLQDTVVFYGDASDQELLAEEHVEQVDLFIAVTNDDEANIMSAMLAKKMGAKKVMVLIQRRAYVDLVQGSVIDIAISPQQATISALLGHVRKADIVGVSSLRRGIAEAIEAIAHGDESTSRVVGRSIDDIKLPPGTIIGAVVRGDDVMIANDNLRIEQGDHVIMFLTDKKFVSDVERLFQPSPFFL, from the coding sequence ATGAAAATAATCATTCTGGGTGCAGGACAGGTTGGCGGCACGCTGGCAGAAAATCTGGTGGGCGAGAATAACGATATCACGGTGGTTGATACCGACGCGTCGCGCCTGCGCCATCTGCAGGATAAGTTCGATCTTCGCGTGGTGCAGGGTCATGGTTCCCATCCACGCATCCTGCGTGAGGCAGGCGCCGAAGATGCCGACATGCTGGTTGCCGTCACAAACTCCGACGAAACCAACATGATTGCCTGTCAGATCGCCTATTCGCTTTTCAATACGCCTAATCGTATCGCCCGTATTCGCGCTGCCGACTATCTGCGTGACGCAGATAAGCTGTTTATCCCTGAAGCGGTGCCTATCGATCATCTGATCTCACCTGAGCAGCTGGTGATCGAAAATATCTATCGTCTGATCCAGTATCCCGGCGCACTGCAGGTGGTAAACTTTGCGGAGGGGAAAGTCAGCCTGGCCGTGGTCAAGGCTTACTATGGCGGACCGCTGGTCGGCAATCCGCTGTCGATCATGCGTGAACATATGCCGCATATTGATACGCGCGTCGCCGCTATCTTCCGTCAGGATCGCCCTATCCGCCCGCAGGGCTCTACCATCGTCGAAGCCGGCGATGAGATCTTCTTCATCGCGGCCAGCCAGAACATTCGTGCGGTGATGAGTGAAATGCAGCGGCTGGAGAAACCCTACAAGCGCATTATGCTGGTCGGTGGCGGCAATATCGGGTTTGGTCTGGCGCAGCGACTGGAAAAACACTACAGCGTGAAGCTGATTGAACGGAACCCTCAGCGGGCCGCCGAGCTGGCAGAACATCTGCAGGACACGGTGGTCTTCTATGGCGACGCGTCAGATCAGGAGCTGCTGGCAGAAGAGCATGTCGAACAGGTCGATCTCTTTATCGCCGTCACCAATGATGATGAAGCCAATATTATGTCAGCGATGCTGGCGAAGAAGATGGGCGCGAAGAAGGTGATGGTGCTGATTCAGCGCCGCGCCTATGTCGATCTGGTTCAGGGCAGCGTGATTGATATTGCGATTTCACCTCAGCAGGCGACCATTTCTGCCCTGCTGGGACATGTGCGCAAAGCCGATATCGTGGGTGTCTCTTCATTACGACGCGGTATCGCAGAGGCGATCGAAGCAATAGCGCATGGCGATGAATCGACTTCACGCGTAGTGGGTCGCTCAATTGATGATATCAAGCTGCCGCCGGGCACCATTATCGGCGCGGTGGTTCGCGGCGACGACGTGATGATCGCCAACGATAACCTGCGCATCGAACAGGGCGACCATGTCATCATGTTCCTGACCGACAAAAAATTTGTCTCCGATGTGGAACGCCTGTTCCAGCCCAGTCCGTTCTTCCTCTGA
- the rsmB gene encoding 16S rRNA (cytosine(967)-C(5))-methyltransferase RsmB — protein sequence MTKSINLRSLSAQLIERVVDKGESLNTALPAAQKKLSDKDSALVQEICFGVLRTLPQLEALIGKLMERPLTGKQRVLHYLIMVGLYQLEYTRVPAHAALAETVAGAEALKRTSLKGVLNGVLRQFQRQRETLLASIQEGPQRYLHPGWLLKRLQHAWPTQWQQIVEANNQRPPMWLRVNRQHQDRDAWLALLAESGRSAQPADDVPDALRLDAPAPVSQLPGFGQGWVTVQDLSAQRCAQLLEPRNGEQILDLCAAPGGKTTHILEIAPKASVLAVDVDAQRLKRVHENLTRLGMNAEVKQGDGRTPQQWCGDRQFDRILLDAPCSATGVIRRHPDIKWLRRDRDIAELAALQREILDAIWPHLKPGGTLIYATCSILPEENHQQIDAFLQRQPDARAEPLQGAPANGLQVFPQAEGGDGFFYAKLIKKSGTN from the coding sequence ATGACGAAATCAATTAACCTGCGTAGCCTCTCCGCTCAACTCATTGAGCGCGTCGTCGACAAAGGTGAATCCCTGAATACCGCCCTGCCTGCCGCCCAGAAAAAACTCTCCGATAAAGACAGTGCCCTGGTGCAGGAGATCTGTTTCGGCGTCCTGCGCACCTTGCCGCAGCTGGAAGCCCTGATCGGCAAACTGATGGAACGCCCGCTGACCGGTAAACAGCGGGTTCTGCACTATCTGATCATGGTCGGGCTGTATCAGCTGGAGTATACCCGTGTCCCTGCCCATGCCGCACTGGCAGAAACCGTGGCGGGTGCCGAGGCCCTGAAGCGTACCAGTCTGAAAGGCGTGCTGAATGGCGTACTGCGCCAGTTCCAGCGCCAGCGGGAAACGCTGCTGGCCAGCATTCAGGAAGGCCCGCAGCGCTATCTGCATCCGGGCTGGCTGCTGAAACGCCTGCAGCACGCCTGGCCGACGCAGTGGCAGCAGATTGTGGAGGCGAATAATCAGCGTCCGCCGATGTGGCTGCGTGTCAACCGTCAGCACCAGGATCGCGACGCCTGGCTCGCGTTGCTGGCCGAAAGCGGCCGCAGTGCGCAGCCCGCTGACGACGTGCCGGATGCGCTGCGGCTCGATGCCCCGGCGCCGGTCAGCCAGTTACCCGGCTTCGGACAGGGCTGGGTGACCGTGCAGGATCTATCTGCGCAGCGCTGCGCCCAGCTGCTTGAGCCGCGGAATGGCGAACAGATTCTGGATTTGTGCGCGGCGCCCGGCGGTAAAACCACCCATATTCTTGAAATCGCGCCCAAAGCCAGCGTGCTGGCGGTCGACGTGGATGCGCAGCGCCTGAAGCGGGTTCATGAGAATCTGACACGACTGGGCATGAACGCCGAGGTGAAACAGGGTGACGGACGGACGCCACAACAGTGGTGCGGCGATCGTCAGTTTGATCGTATCCTGCTGGATGCCCCCTGCTCCGCTACCGGCGTTATCCGCCGTCATCCCGACATCAAATGGCTGCGCCGGGATCGGGATATCGCCGAGCTGGCCGCGCTTCAGCGCGAAATTCTGGACGCTATCTGGCCCCATCTGAAACCTGGCGGTACGCTAATCTATGCCACCTGTTCTATCCTGCCCGAAGAGAATCATCAGCAGATAGACGCTTTTCTCCAGCGTCAGCCTGATGCCCGGGCCGAACCGCTGCAGGGTGCGCCCGCGAACGGGCTACAGGTTTTCCCACAGGCCGAAGGCGGAGATGGTTTCTTCTACGCGAAGCTGATAAAGAAATCGGGTACAAACTGA
- the fmt gene encoding methionyl-tRNA formyltransferase: MSAPLKIIFAGTPDFAARHLDALLASEHQVIGVFTQPDRPAGRGNKLTPGPVKTLALAHDIPVFQPKSLRPEENQQLVADLQADVMVVVAYGLILPKAVLDMPRLGCINVHGSLLPRWRGAAPIQRALWAGDSETGVTIMQMDVGLDTGDMLYKLACPITAQDTSATLYDRLAGLGPQGLLETLTLLNTQQASPEKQDEAQVSYAEKLSKEEARLDWTLSAEQLERCIRAFNPWPMSFFTVGDQPVKVWQASVLPHVDRSPGEIISADKHGIRIATTQGVLNLLQLQPAGKKPMSAQDLLNSRREWFEPGTLLD; this comes from the coding sequence GTGTCTGCCCCGCTAAAAATCATCTTTGCCGGCACACCTGACTTTGCAGCGCGTCATCTTGACGCGCTGCTTGCTTCTGAACATCAGGTTATCGGCGTATTCACCCAGCCCGACCGCCCTGCGGGTCGCGGTAACAAATTAACGCCTGGCCCGGTCAAAACGCTGGCCCTCGCGCATGACATTCCGGTCTTTCAGCCTAAATCTCTGCGACCTGAAGAGAATCAGCAGCTGGTCGCTGATCTGCAGGCCGATGTGATGGTGGTCGTGGCCTATGGCCTGATTCTGCCGAAAGCCGTGCTTGATATGCCCCGCCTGGGCTGTATCAACGTGCATGGCTCGCTGCTGCCTCGCTGGCGCGGCGCGGCGCCGATTCAGCGCGCGCTCTGGGCGGGCGACAGCGAAACCGGCGTGACCATCATGCAGATGGATGTGGGTCTGGATACCGGCGATATGCTCTATAAACTTGCCTGTCCGATTACCGCTCAGGACACCAGCGCCACGCTCTATGATCGGCTGGCCGGACTCGGGCCGCAGGGGTTGCTGGAGACGCTGACCTTACTGAATACGCAGCAGGCTTCCCCGGAGAAGCAGGATGAGGCGCAGGTCAGCTACGCGGAAAAGCTCAGCAAAGAAGAGGCCCGTCTGGACTGGACCCTCTCTGCAGAGCAGCTTGAACGCTGTATTCGCGCGTTTAATCCCTGGCCGATGAGCTTCTTTACTGTCGGCGATCAACCGGTAAAAGTCTGGCAGGCAAGCGTTCTGCCGCACGTCGACCGTTCGCCAGGCGAAATCATCAGTGCCGATAAGCATGGCATCCGGATCGCGACGACGCAGGGTGTTCTGAACCTGCTGCAGTTACAGCCTGCCGGTAAAAAACCGATGTCGGCTCAGGATCTTCTCAACTCGCGCCGGGAATGGTTTGAACCTGGAACCCTTCTGGACTGA
- the def gene encoding peptide deformylase: MSVLQVLHFPDERLRKVAAPVKEVNADIQRIVDDMFDTMYAEEGIGLAATQVDIHQRIIVIDVSESREERLVLINPELLEKSGETGIEEGCLSIPEQRAFVPRAERVKVRALDRDGKSFELEASELLAICIQHEIDHLEGKLFIDYLSPLKRQRIKTKLEKLARQNAQAS, translated from the coding sequence ATGTCAGTTTTGCAGGTATTACATTTCCCTGACGAGCGCCTGCGCAAAGTCGCCGCGCCCGTTAAAGAAGTTAACGCAGACATTCAGCGTATCGTTGATGATATGTTCGATACGATGTATGCCGAAGAAGGTATTGGTCTGGCGGCAACGCAGGTCGATATTCATCAGCGCATTATCGTGATTGATGTCTCTGAAAGTCGCGAAGAGCGTTTAGTGCTGATCAACCCTGAGCTGCTGGAAAAAAGCGGTGAAACCGGTATCGAAGAGGGTTGCCTCTCTATTCCGGAACAGCGTGCTTTTGTTCCGCGCGCCGAGCGGGTGAAGGTCCGTGCGCTGGATCGCGACGGTAAAAGTTTCGAACTGGAAGCCAGCGAGTTACTGGCTATCTGTATCCAGCATGAGATCGATCATCTGGAAGGCAAGCTGTTTATCGATTATCTGTCGCCGCTGAAGCGTCAACGGATCAAAACGAAGTTAGAGAAGCTGGCGCGTCAGAACGCCCAGGCTTCCTGA
- the dprA gene encoding DNA-protecting protein DprA: MERLAHYMRLAAVSGMTGKRWVDAVQKTEAGAADPAPLIRAGLDTNQRRQYDGVSEQTIAGVCTWLAQSPSHHLVSALDPAYPLRLRETRHFPPLLYINGDPGALSTPQLAVVGSRNGSQNGRYWCDWFTRHLSLSGLTITSGLARGIDGVAHRAALSAGGKTVAVLGSGLQRLYPKNHARLAAEIVEQGGAVVSEFPLTALPHPHHFPRRNRIISGLSHGVLVAEATLRSGSLVTARYALEQNRNVYALPGALGNPLSEGVNWLIQQGALLVAHPNNILEDLASALNWLPQIQTSEIYSEMSDAAPLPFADVLANVGDEVTPVDVVAERAGQSVPVISAQLLELELAGWIAAVPGGYVRLRRACHVRRTDVFV; encoded by the coding sequence ATGGAGAGATTAGCGCACTATATGCGGCTGGCGGCCGTGAGTGGAATGACAGGGAAACGCTGGGTTGATGCGGTGCAGAAAACCGAAGCCGGTGCAGCAGACCCTGCGCCTCTGATTCGGGCTGGGTTAGATACGAATCAGCGCCGTCAATATGATGGCGTCAGCGAACAGACGATTGCCGGGGTCTGCACCTGGCTGGCACAGAGCCCGTCCCATCATCTGGTGAGTGCGCTGGACCCGGCCTATCCTCTTCGTCTCAGAGAAACCCGTCACTTTCCGCCGCTGCTTTATATTAATGGTGATCCTGGCGCGCTGAGTACGCCTCAGCTAGCTGTGGTGGGGAGCCGGAACGGGTCTCAGAATGGCCGGTACTGGTGTGACTGGTTTACCCGGCACCTGTCGCTCAGCGGTCTGACTATCACCAGCGGGCTGGCGCGGGGGATCGATGGTGTGGCCCATCGGGCCGCGCTGAGCGCGGGCGGAAAAACGGTGGCGGTGTTAGGCAGTGGCCTGCAGCGGCTCTATCCCAAAAATCATGCCCGGCTGGCCGCTGAGATTGTTGAGCAGGGCGGGGCTGTCGTCTCAGAGTTTCCGCTGACGGCGCTCCCGCATCCGCATCACTTCCCGCGCCGTAATCGCATCATCAGTGGCCTGAGTCATGGCGTGCTGGTGGCAGAAGCAACGCTCAGGAGTGGCTCGCTGGTGACGGCCCGTTATGCGCTGGAGCAGAACCGCAACGTCTACGCGTTGCCGGGCGCGCTCGGCAACCCGCTCAGTGAAGGCGTAAACTGGCTGATCCAGCAGGGAGCGCTACTGGTGGCCCACCCCAATAACATCCTGGAAGACCTGGCCAGCGCACTTAACTGGCTGCCGCAGATCCAGACCAGTGAAATTTATTCTGAGATGAGTGACGCTGCTCCATTGCCATTTGCTGATGTGTTGGCTAACGTAGGTGATGAGGTTACACCTGTTGACGTTGTCGCTGAACGTGCCGGCCAATCTGTGCCAGTTATCTCAGCTCAGTTGCTGGAACTGGAGTTAGCAGGATGGATCGCAGCTGTACCCGGCGGCTATGTCCGATTGAGGAGGGCATGCCATGTTCGACGTACTGATGTATTTGTTTGA
- the smg gene encoding DUF494 family protein Smg has protein sequence MFDVLMYLFETYIHNEAEMGVDQDRLTDDLTDAGFHREDIYSALNWLERLADYQEGLVAPVLMTNDPLSMRIYTDEESKRLDADSRGFLLFLEQIQVLNLETREMVIERVMALDTSEFDLEDLKWVVLMVLFNIPGCENAYQQMEELLFDVNDGMLH, from the coding sequence ATGTTCGACGTACTGATGTATTTGTTTGAAACATATATCCACAACGAAGCAGAAATGGGTGTTGATCAGGACAGATTGACAGACGACCTGACGGATGCCGGGTTCCATCGTGAAGATATCTACAGTGCGCTGAACTGGCTGGAAAGACTGGCGGATTACCAGGAAGGACTGGTGGCGCCAGTTTTAATGACGAATGATCCGCTCTCTATGCGCATCTACACTGATGAAGAGAGCAAGCGTTTAGATGCCGACAGCCGCGGTTTCCTGCTCTTCCTGGAGCAGATTCAGGTGCTGAATCTGGAAACCCGTGAAATGGTTATCGAACGCGTCATGGCGCTGGACACTTCAGAGTTCGACCTGGAAGATCTGAAATGGGTGGTGCTGATGGTGCTGTTCAACATCCCGGGATGTGAGAACGCCTATCAGCAGATGGAAGAACTGTTATTCGACGTCAATGACGGTATGCTGCACTAA
- a CDS encoding type I DNA topoisomerase codes for MSKAALFTVPKQDPCPACGAELVIRSGKHGPFLGCANYPACDYIRPLKSQADGHVVKVLEGHPCPECGADKVLRQGRFGMFIGCSHYPECGYTETIDKPDETTLACPQCHEGHLVQRRSRYGKTFHSCDRYPACQFVVNLTPVAGVCPYCQYPLLVEKKTAQGVKRFCASKRCGKAITEEN; via the coding sequence ATGAGTAAAGCTGCACTTTTCACGGTGCCTAAACAGGATCCCTGCCCCGCTTGCGGGGCAGAACTGGTTATCCGCTCCGGTAAACATGGTCCTTTCCTGGGCTGTGCGAACTATCCGGCGTGCGACTACATTCGTCCTTTAAAAAGTCAGGCCGATGGCCATGTGGTCAAAGTGCTGGAAGGGCATCCCTGTCCTGAATGCGGCGCAGATAAAGTGCTGCGGCAGGGGCGTTTTGGCATGTTCATTGGCTGCAGCCACTATCCGGAATGCGGATATACGGAAACCATCGACAAGCCGGATGAAACCACGCTGGCCTGTCCGCAGTGTCATGAAGGCCACCTGGTTCAGCGCCGCTCCCGCTATGGCAAAACGTTTCACTCCTGCGATCGCTATCCGGCCTGCCAGTTTGTCGTAAACCTGACCCCCGTTGCCGGAGTCTGTCCTTATTGCCAGTATCCGCTGTTAGTTGAGAAAAAGACGGCGCAGGGCGTGAAACGCTTCTGCGCCAGTAAGCGTTGTGGCAAAGCCATTACTGAAGAGAATTGA
- the tsaC gene encoding L-threonylcarbamoyladenylate synthase type 1 TsaC, whose amino-acid sequence MENQHLADSLETCLEQLNRQAVIAYPTEAVFGLGCDPDSESAVMALLALKQRPVEKGLILIAADYSQLEPYISARELSVTQRERMFACWPGPVTFVVPVPPQTPRWLTGQFDSLAIRVSDHPDVQAICRAFGKPLVSTSANLTGLPPCRTAEEVKRQFGEHFPVLSGKTGGRLNPSEIRDVISGELIRQG is encoded by the coding sequence ATGGAAAATCAACACCTCGCCGATTCGCTTGAAACCTGCTTAGAGCAGCTGAATCGACAGGCGGTCATCGCCTATCCCACTGAAGCCGTATTTGGTCTGGGCTGTGACCCTGACAGTGAATCCGCCGTTATGGCTCTGCTGGCGCTGAAACAGCGTCCGGTAGAGAAGGGGCTGATTCTGATCGCGGCTGACTACAGCCAGCTGGAGCCTTACATCTCCGCGCGCGAACTCTCTGTAACCCAGCGGGAACGGATGTTTGCATGCTGGCCTGGCCCGGTCACGTTCGTTGTCCCCGTTCCGCCTCAGACGCCGCGCTGGCTTACCGGACAGTTTGATTCACTGGCGATCCGTGTCAGCGACCATCCGGATGTGCAGGCGATTTGCCGGGCATTCGGCAAACCGCTGGTATCGACCAGCGCAAATCTGACCGGTCTGCCTCCCTGCCGCACGGCAGAAGAGGTGAAGCGCCAGTTTGGCGAGCATTTCCCGGTGCTGTCTGGAAAGACAGGTGGACGACTCAATCCTTCCGAAATCCGCGATGTCATCAGCGGCGAACTTATACGTCAGGGTTAA